DNA from Leucobacter aridicollis:
AGGCCGCCGACTCCGCAGCCGAGCTCGACACGCGGATGCAGAGCCTCCACGTGCAGATGCACGGCGATCCCGCCCCGACGTCGCCGATCAACCTGCGCGAGATCCGCGAGGTTCGGGAGCGCATCCGCAGGGTCTAATCCACGCGCCGACGCAACCGGCCCTCGGGCGCCGTACCCCGTAGGCTCGATTCGTGGAAGAAAACGAACGAGGCGAACACCTCCCCGGCGGCTCCGGCGGGGTCTGGCGAATGCGATCGGCCGATGGCACGACCCGTGTGCACCGGCCGACCGGCGCATGGACGCCCGCGGTTCACGAATTGCTCGACTACCTCGCATCCGCAGGCCTGGACGGCATCCCCGAGGTGTACGGCACCGACGCGGCCGGCCGCGAGGTGCTGAGCTACCTGCCGGGAGACACGCTCGACCCGGAGACCGAGCAACCGAGTGCGGCCGCGCTCGCCGCCGCCGCGCGGTGGCTTCGTCGGTTCCACGACGCGGTCGCCGACTTCGAGCCCACCCACCACGTGTGGCGGCCGGGGGAGCAGCGGCTCGCCCGGGAACGCGGCGAGATCATCTGTCACAACGATCCGGGCCTGTACAACTGGGTTGTCGTCGACGGCGAGTTCGCCGGCATGATCGACTGGGACCGGGCGGGCCCTGGGCTGCCGCTCGACGACCTCGCGTTTCTGGTGTGGTCGGGGGTGCCGCTGCTACGCGAGATCCCCCTCGCCGAGGCCGCCGCGCGAATCAAGCTCGCCGCGGAGTCCTACGGGGGCGTCGACGGCAAGCAGCTGCTGGACGCGGTGACTCACCGTATGGACCTCATTGCGACCCGCTGGCAGGCGGGCATCGAGCGCGGCGACCCGGGCACGCTCGCGCTGCGGGACTCCGGCATCATGGCCCGGCATGAAGCGAGGGTGGCCGCGTTTGGTGGCCGTCGCGCCGCGCTTGAAGCGCTCCTCTCCTGATACTTCGGCGAGATCCCGAGTCTGTCGCGCCCGCCTGGCGGCCGTCGCTCCCTGCGCAGGGGACGCGATGCTCCGGGCGAAGTGGGCAGCGTCGCCGGGCGATCCGGATCACGCGGATCCTGGGATTCAGGCTTCGTCGTTTA
Protein-coding regions in this window:
- a CDS encoding phosphotransferase, producing MEENERGEHLPGGSGGVWRMRSADGTTRVHRPTGAWTPAVHELLDYLASAGLDGIPEVYGTDAAGREVLSYLPGDTLDPETEQPSAAALAAAARWLRRFHDAVADFEPTHHVWRPGEQRLARERGEIICHNDPGLYNWVVVDGEFAGMIDWDRAGPGLPLDDLAFLVWSGVPLLREIPLAEAAARIKLAAESYGGVDGKQLLDAVTHRMDLIATRWQAGIERGDPGTLALRDSGIMARHEARVAAFGGRRAALEALLS